A genomic region of Limnohabitans curvus contains the following coding sequences:
- a CDS encoding amino acid aminotransferase, producing MSMFTAVEMAPRDPILGLNEQYNADTNPNKVNLGVGVYFDDNGKLPLLQCVQAAEKTMMATPTARGYLPIDGIVAYDAAVKSLVFGADSEPVTSGRVATVQGIGGTGGLKIGADFLKRLSPNATVLISDPSWENHRALFTNAGFKVDTYAYYDAEKRGVNFEGMLASLNAAAAGTVVVLHACCHNPTGYDITAAQWDQVVAVVKAKNLTAFLDMAYQGFGHGIAEDGAVIQKFVDAGLCFFVSTSFSKSFSLYGERVGALSVLCADKEECSRVLSQLKIVIRTNYSNPPIHGGAVVAAVLNNPELRALWEKELGEMRVRIKAMRQKLVDGLKAAGVKQDMSFITTQIGMFSYSGLSKDQMVRLRSEFGVYGTDTGRMCVAALNSKNIDYVCQAIAKVM from the coding sequence ATGTCAATGTTTACCGCTGTCGAAATGGCACCCCGCGACCCCATCTTGGGCCTCAACGAGCAATACAACGCCGACACCAACCCCAACAAGGTCAACCTCGGCGTGGGTGTGTACTTCGACGACAACGGCAAACTGCCCCTGCTGCAATGCGTGCAAGCCGCTGAAAAAACCATGATGGCCACGCCCACGGCGCGCGGCTACTTGCCCATCGACGGCATCGTGGCGTATGACGCTGCTGTTAAAAGCTTGGTCTTCGGTGCTGACTCTGAGCCCGTCACCTCTGGCCGCGTGGCCACCGTGCAAGGCATTGGCGGCACAGGCGGCTTGAAAATCGGTGCTGACTTTTTGAAGCGCTTGAGCCCCAACGCCACCGTGTTGATTTCTGACCCCAGCTGGGAAAACCACCGCGCTTTGTTCACCAACGCCGGTTTCAAGGTCGATACCTACGCTTACTACGATGCTGAAAAACGCGGCGTGAACTTTGAAGGCATGTTGGCTTCGTTGAACGCAGCTGCCGCTGGCACCGTGGTGGTGTTGCACGCTTGCTGCCACAACCCCACCGGCTACGACATCACCGCCGCCCAATGGGACCAAGTGGTGGCCGTGGTCAAGGCCAAAAACCTCACCGCCTTCTTGGACATGGCTTACCAAGGCTTTGGCCATGGCATTGCCGAAGACGGCGCTGTGATTCAAAAGTTTGTGGACGCTGGCCTGTGTTTCTTCGTGTCCACCTCGTTCTCCAAGAGCTTCAGCCTGTACGGCGAGCGCGTGGGTGCGTTGAGCGTGTTGTGCGCCGACAAAGAAGAGTGCAGCCGCGTGTTGTCTCAGCTCAAAATCGTGATTCGCACCAACTACTCCAACCCACCCATCCACGGCGGTGCTGTGGTGGCTGCGGTGTTGAACAACCCAGAGCTGCGCGCTTTGTGGGAAAAAGAACTGGGCGAAATGCGCGTGCGCATCAAAGCCATGCGTCAAAAGCTGGTTGACGGCCTCAAAGCCGCTGGCGTGAAGCAAGACATGAGCTTCATCACCACCCAAATCGGCATGTTCAGCTACTCAGGCTTGAGCAAAGACCAAATGGTGCGTTTGCGCTCTGAGTTTGGCGTGTACGGCACCGACACAGGCCGCATGTGCGTGGCTGCGTTGAACAGCAAAAACATCGACTACGTGTGCCAAGCCATCGCGAAAGTGATGTAA
- the iscU gene encoding Fe-S cluster assembly scaffold IscU: protein MAYSEKVVDHYENPRNVGSFDKGDDSVGTGMVGAPACGDVMKLQIKVNPVTGVIEDARFKTYGCGSAIASSSLVTEWVKGKTLDEAAALKNSEIAEELALPPVKIHCSILAEDAIKAAVDDYKKKHATA, encoded by the coding sequence ATGGCTTATTCTGAAAAAGTGGTTGACCACTACGAAAACCCCCGCAACGTGGGCTCCTTTGACAAGGGCGACGACTCTGTGGGCACCGGCATGGTGGGCGCGCCCGCTTGCGGTGACGTGATGAAGTTGCAAATCAAGGTCAACCCCGTCACGGGCGTGATTGAAGATGCACGTTTCAAAACCTACGGTTGCGGCTCTGCCATCGCTTCCAGCTCACTCGTGACCGAGTGGGTCAAGGGTAAAACTTTGGACGAAGCAGCAGCTTTGAAAAACAGCGAAATCGCTGAAGAGCTGGCGCTGCCACCTGTGAAAATTCACTGCTCCATCTTGGCTGAAGACGCCATCAAGGCCGCTGTGGATGATTACAAAAAGAAACACGCTACCGCCTAA
- the hscA gene encoding Fe-S protein assembly chaperone HscA: MALLQISEPGQAPDPHQRRIAVGIDLGTTHSLVAAMRNGVAECLPDAEGHVILPSAVRYLESDGRQIGRAALASQAQDPQNTLVSVKRFMGRGVADIANRDQLPYVFVDKPGMLAIQTRVGEKSPVEVSAEILATLRFRAEDTFNDDLYGAVITVPAYFDDAQRQATKDAAQLAGINVLRLINEPTAAAIAYGLDQASEGVYAVYDLGGGTFDISVLRLTRGVFEVLATGGDSALGGDDYDRALVDWVQAQTGCVIATPADKSNVLVAARACKEALSAADSATFEVALSSGALRHTVTRTEFEAATAALTQRTLSAVRKALRDAKLSKDDIQGVVMVGGSTRMPQVQQSVADLLGCAPLNNLNPDEVVALGASIQANQLAGNNPDGELLLLDVIPLSLGIETMGGLVERIVPRNQTIPTAMAQDFTTYQDGQTALALHVVQGERDMVSDCRSLARFELRGIPPMAAGAARIRVTFTVDADGMVSVGALEQLSGVTANITVKPSYGLSDDQIAAMLQDSFKTAEQDIKARALVEARVDADRMWLATQSALQADGDLLSAEDRARIDALMVATLDAKKLEDAAVIEAITEALAKGTEAFAAQRMNRGIQHALAGQNIENI, from the coding sequence ATGGCGTTGTTACAAATTTCCGAACCTGGCCAAGCCCCAGACCCACACCAGCGACGCATCGCGGTGGGCATTGACTTGGGCACCACCCACTCGCTCGTCGCGGCTATGCGCAACGGCGTGGCTGAGTGCTTGCCCGATGCTGAAGGGCATGTCATCTTGCCGTCGGCGGTGCGCTACCTTGAGAGCGATGGCCGCCAAATTGGCCGCGCCGCGTTGGCTTCACAAGCCCAAGACCCACAAAACACCTTGGTGTCTGTGAAGCGCTTCATGGGGCGTGGCGTGGCCGACATTGCCAACCGCGACCAACTGCCTTATGTGTTTGTCGACAAGCCTGGCATGTTGGCCATCCAAACCCGTGTGGGTGAGAAGTCCCCGGTCGAGGTGAGTGCCGAAATTTTGGCCACTTTGCGCTTTCGCGCCGAAGACACGTTCAACGACGATTTGTACGGCGCGGTCATCACCGTGCCCGCGTACTTTGACGATGCCCAACGCCAAGCCACCAAAGACGCTGCGCAACTCGCAGGCATCAACGTGCTGCGCCTCATCAACGAACCCACCGCTGCGGCCATTGCTTACGGTTTAGACCAAGCCAGCGAAGGCGTGTACGCCGTGTACGACCTAGGCGGCGGCACGTTTGATATCTCTGTGTTGCGTTTGACACGCGGCGTGTTTGAAGTGTTGGCCACCGGTGGCGATTCCGCTTTGGGCGGCGACGATTACGACCGCGCTTTGGTCGATTGGGTGCAAGCCCAAACCGGCTGCGTCATTGCCACGCCCGCTGATAAATCGAACGTGTTGGTGGCTGCGCGTGCTTGCAAAGAAGCTTTGTCCGCGGCTGATAGCGCCACGTTTGAAGTGGCTTTGTCGAGCGGCGCATTGCGCCACACCGTCACACGCACCGAGTTTGAAGCCGCCACGGCCGCGTTGACCCAGCGCACCTTGTCTGCTGTGCGCAAAGCCTTGCGTGATGCCAAGCTCAGCAAAGACGACATCCAAGGCGTGGTCATGGTGGGCGGCTCCACCCGCATGCCGCAAGTGCAGCAATCCGTGGCTGATCTGTTGGGCTGCGCACCCCTGAACAACCTCAACCCTGACGAAGTGGTGGCACTCGGTGCCTCTATTCAAGCCAACCAACTCGCAGGCAACAACCCCGATGGTGAGTTGCTGTTGTTGGACGTGATTCCGTTGTCGCTGGGCATTGAAACCATGGGCGGGTTGGTGGAGCGCATCGTGCCGCGCAACCAAACCATTCCCACCGCGATGGCGCAAGACTTCACCACCTACCAAGACGGCCAAACCGCCTTGGCTTTGCACGTGGTGCAGGGTGAGCGTGACATGGTGTCCGACTGCCGCAGTTTGGCACGCTTTGAGTTGCGTGGCATTCCGCCCATGGCCGCAGGCGCTGCGCGCATTCGCGTGACCTTCACGGTCGATGCCGATGGCATGGTGAGCGTGGGCGCGTTAGAGCAGCTCAGCGGCGTCACAGCCAACATCACCGTCAAGCCCTCGTATGGTTTGTCGGACGACCAAATTGCCGCCATGCTGCAAGACAGCTTCAAGACCGCCGAGCAAGACATCAAAGCCCGTGCGTTGGTCGAAGCCCGTGTGGATGCTGACCGCATGTGGTTGGCCACGCAAAGTGCCTTGCAAGCCGATGGCGATTTGTTGTCTGCCGAAGACCGTGCGCGCATCGACGCGTTGATGGTGGCCACACTAGACGCCAAAAAGCTCGAAGACGCAGCTGTCATCGAAGCCATCACGGAAGCGCTGGCCAAAGGCACCGAAGCCTTCGCCGCTCAACGCATGAACCGAGGCATTCAACACGCCTTGGCCGGACAAAACATCGAGAATATCTAA
- the hscB gene encoding Fe-S protein assembly co-chaperone HscB, protein MNESAKPLSAQLAVSDFELFGVPVQFAQDRAQLDARWKDLQREAHPDKFASQGTAAQRVAMQWSVRINEAYQRLKDPMRRAAYLCELGGAPIQAENNTAMPAAFLMQHMEWREAMDDSADVAALEALFDEVQQAHKAALQQCAQLIDTAHDLPAAAQQVRGLMFIEKFLRDIEARIDQLDAS, encoded by the coding sequence GTGAACGAATCGGCCAAGCCGTTGTCGGCGCAGCTCGCGGTCAGCGACTTTGAACTCTTTGGTGTGCCCGTGCAGTTTGCACAAGATCGTGCCCAACTTGATGCACGTTGGAAAGACCTACAACGCGAAGCCCACCCCGACAAATTTGCCTCTCAAGGCACAGCCGCACAACGCGTGGCCATGCAGTGGTCGGTGCGCATCAACGAGGCGTACCAACGCCTCAAAGACCCGATGCGCCGCGCCGCCTATTTGTGCGAGCTGGGCGGTGCACCCATTCAAGCCGAGAACAACACCGCCATGCCCGCCGCATTTTTGATGCAGCACATGGAATGGCGCGAGGCCATGGATGACTCAGCAGATGTGGCCGCGCTCGAAGCCTTGTTTGACGAAGTGCAGCAAGCCCACAAGGCTGCTTTGCAGCAATGCGCCCAGCTCATTGACACCGCACACGACCTGCCCGCAGCCGCGCAGCAGGTGAGGGGGCTGATGTTCATCGAGAAGTTTTTGCGCGACATCGAAGCCCGAATTGACCAACTAGACGCCTCCTGA
- the ygiD gene encoding 4,5-DOPA dioxygenase extradiol: MTTSTPVSRMPVLFVGHGSPMNVIEDSPFRRAWQALGAEFGSRWPKPKLILCISAHWITPGWWMTGMAQPKTIHDFGGFPQELFDQQYPAPGAPEWVAQTAQQLRQPHSGQPVGVDLTEWGLDHGAWSVLKPMFPAADIPVVQLSMDYHRPPAEHFALGQQLRALREQGVLILASGNTVHNLRTMNRSAADNQAYDWAIAFDQWVTEQITSGHLEALVDFQAQGDTAKMSHPSYDHFLPLLYAAGAAEAGEPVEFFNEGYQLASIAMRSVIWG, from the coding sequence ATGACCACTTCCACACCAGTCTCTCGTATGCCCGTTCTTTTTGTGGGGCACGGCAGTCCCATGAACGTGATTGAGGACAGTCCTTTCCGCCGTGCATGGCAAGCTTTGGGGGCCGAGTTTGGCTCCCGTTGGCCCAAACCCAAACTTATTTTGTGCATCTCTGCGCACTGGATCACACCTGGCTGGTGGATGACGGGCATGGCCCAGCCCAAAACGATCCATGACTTTGGTGGTTTTCCGCAAGAACTGTTTGACCAGCAATACCCGGCACCCGGTGCCCCCGAGTGGGTGGCACAAACTGCGCAGCAATTGCGTCAGCCACACAGCGGTCAGCCTGTGGGCGTGGATTTGACCGAGTGGGGCTTGGACCATGGCGCATGGAGCGTGCTCAAACCCATGTTTCCTGCGGCGGATATTCCCGTGGTGCAACTGAGCATGGATTACCACCGTCCACCGGCAGAGCACTTTGCGCTGGGCCAACAACTGCGCGCCTTGCGAGAGCAGGGCGTGCTCATCCTGGCCAGTGGCAACACCGTGCACAACCTGCGCACCATGAATCGCTCAGCCGCCGACAACCAAGCCTATGACTGGGCGATTGCGTTTGACCAATGGGTGACTGAGCAAATCACCTCGGGCCACTTAGAGGCTTTGGTGGACTTTCAGGCCCAAGGCGACACCGCGAAGATGTCGCATCCCAGCTACGACCATTTTTTGCCTTTGCTCTACGCTGCAGGTGCAGCAGAAGCGGGCGAGCCGGTTGAGTTCTTCAACGAGGGCTATCAGCTGGCGTCCATCGCCATGCGATCGGTGATTTGGGGTTGA
- a CDS encoding polyhydroxyalkanoate depolymerase: MLYQIFETQRSLMEPFADFAQAASKLYGQTNSPMAQNPMAQRVSAGYDLLYRLGKDYEKPQFGIKSVQVEGMDVAIHERIEMDKPFCELRRFKRFTDDAATLTKLKAQPVVLIVAPLSGHYATLLRDTVRTMLKDHKVYVTDWKNARLVPLSEGEFHLDDYVNYVQEFIRDLQSKYGNCHIMSVCQPTVPVLAAVSLMASRGEKTPITMTMMGGPIDATKSPTAVNNLAMNKSHSWFENNVIYRVPDSFPGAGRRVYPGFLQHTGFVAMNPDRHLKSHYDYFKDLIKGDNSSVDSHRDFYDEYNAVLDMDADYYLETINTVFQDFKLVRGTWEIKNPQGKLELVRPQDIRTTALLTVEGELDDISGSGQTEAAHKLCSGIVRQEHHHLEAKGAGHYGIFSGRRWREVVYPHVKSFILEHNKGQGKSTAKPKAKVVAKKAPPVAKKAAPVKATAKPAAKKAATAKK, encoded by the coding sequence ATGCTTTACCAAATCTTCGAAACACAACGTAGCCTGATGGAGCCGTTCGCAGACTTTGCGCAGGCCGCTTCCAAGCTTTATGGTCAAACCAACTCGCCCATGGCCCAGAACCCTATGGCGCAGCGTGTGTCCGCCGGTTATGACTTGCTCTATCGCCTGGGAAAAGACTACGAAAAGCCGCAATTTGGCATCAAATCTGTGCAGGTTGAAGGCATGGACGTGGCCATCCACGAACGCATCGAAATGGACAAGCCTTTCTGTGAGCTGCGCCGTTTCAAACGTTTCACCGACGACGCGGCCACGCTGACCAAACTCAAAGCACAACCTGTGGTGTTGATCGTGGCGCCTTTGTCTGGCCACTACGCCACCTTGTTGCGCGACACCGTGCGCACCATGCTCAAAGACCACAAGGTCTATGTCACCGATTGGAAAAACGCACGCTTGGTACCCCTGAGCGAAGGTGAATTCCACCTCGACGACTATGTGAACTACGTGCAAGAGTTCATCCGTGATTTGCAATCCAAGTACGGCAACTGCCACATCATGAGCGTGTGCCAGCCCACCGTGCCGGTGTTGGCTGCTGTGTCACTGATGGCCAGCCGTGGTGAGAAAACACCCATCACCATGACCATGATGGGTGGCCCGATTGACGCGACCAAATCCCCCACAGCCGTGAACAACTTGGCCATGAACAAGAGCCACAGCTGGTTTGAAAACAACGTGATCTACCGCGTGCCAGACAGCTTTCCAGGTGCAGGCCGCCGTGTGTACCCCGGCTTCTTGCAACACACCGGCTTCGTGGCCATGAACCCCGATCGCCACTTGAAGAGCCATTACGACTACTTCAAAGACTTGATCAAAGGTGACAACTCCAGCGTTGACTCACACCGCGATTTTTATGACGAGTACAACGCCGTGCTCGACATGGACGCTGATTACTACTTGGAAACCATCAACACGGTGTTCCAAGATTTCAAGCTGGTGCGCGGCACATGGGAAATTAAAAATCCACAAGGCAAGCTTGAGTTGGTGCGCCCGCAAGACATTCGCACCACGGCACTGTTGACCGTGGAAGGTGAGTTGGACGACATCTCTGGCTCCGGCCAAACCGAAGCCGCACACAAGCTGTGCAGTGGCATCGTTCGCCAAGAGCATCACCACTTGGAAGCCAAAGGTGCCGGTCACTACGGCATCTTCAGTGGTCGCCGTTGGCGCGAAGTGGTGTACCCACACGTCAAGAGCTTCATCTTGGAGCACAACAAGGGCCAAGGCAAATCGACCGCCAAGCCCAAAGCTAAAGTTGTAGCCAAGAAAGCACCCCCCGTTGCGAAGAAGGCCGCCCCCGTCAAAGCGACGGCCAAGCCTGCAGCTAAAAAAGCCGCTACTGCTAAAAAGTGA
- the uvrB gene encoding excinuclease ABC subunit UvrB, whose protein sequence is MVSYPGSPFELFQPYPPAGDQPTAIAQLIEGVNDGEVFQTLLGVTGSGKTFTMANVIAQLGRPAIIFAPNKTLAAQLYSEFREFFPNNAVEYFVSYYDYYQPEAYVPQRDLFIEKDSAINEHIEQMRLSCTKSILERRDVIVVATVSAIYGIGEPESYHQMIMTLRAGDKVGQRDAIAQLVRMQYERNDQDFSRGKFRVRGDTIDVFPAEHSELAIRIELFDDEIESLQLFDPLTGRIRQKIPRFTIYPSSHYVTPRDRVLAAVETIKVELAERLKELVGMNKLVEAQRLEQRTRFDLEMLSEVGHCKGIENYTRHLSGAPPGAPPSTLTDYMPKDSVMFLDESHVMIGQLGGMYNGDRARKTTLVEYGFRLPSALDNRPLKLDEFEKRMRQVVFVSATPADYEKTHASKVVEQLVRPTGLVDPLVEVRPATHQVDDVLQEIRIRVELNERVLITTLTKRMAEQLTDYLTDNGVKVRYIHSDVDTVERVEILRDLRLGTFDVLVGINLLREGIDLPEVSLVAILDADKEGFLRSERSLIQTIGRAARNLSGKAILYADRMTESMKKAIGETERRRTKQIAHNLEMGITPRGVVKGIRDLIDGVYSEKAGKEAQERELQRAAIEDMSERDVAKEIKRLEKLMMEHARNLEFENAARVRDQLAVLREQAFGGAGHDNVSVLAQKL, encoded by the coding sequence ATGGTCAGCTACCCCGGTTCGCCGTTTGAGCTGTTTCAGCCTTACCCGCCTGCAGGCGACCAGCCCACGGCCATTGCCCAGTTGATAGAGGGCGTCAACGACGGCGAGGTGTTTCAAACCCTGTTGGGTGTGACGGGCTCGGGCAAAACCTTCACCATGGCCAATGTGATCGCTCAGTTGGGGCGGCCTGCCATCATCTTTGCACCCAACAAAACCTTGGCGGCGCAGCTCTACAGCGAGTTCCGTGAGTTTTTCCCGAACAACGCGGTGGAGTACTTCGTCAGTTACTACGACTACTACCAGCCCGAGGCCTATGTGCCCCAGCGCGATTTGTTCATCGAGAAAGACAGCGCCATCAACGAGCACATCGAGCAAATGCGACTCTCGTGTACCAAGAGCATCTTGGAGCGCCGCGATGTGATCGTGGTGGCCACGGTGTCGGCCATCTACGGTATCGGTGAGCCCGAGAGCTACCACCAGATGATCATGACCCTGCGTGCTGGCGACAAAGTGGGCCAGCGTGACGCCATTGCTCAGTTGGTGCGCATGCAGTACGAGCGCAACGACCAAGATTTTTCACGCGGCAAATTCCGCGTGCGCGGCGACACGATTGATGTGTTTCCCGCCGAGCACTCTGAGCTGGCCATTCGCATCGAGTTGTTCGATGACGAGATTGAAAGCCTGCAACTGTTTGACCCCCTCACGGGCCGCATTCGCCAAAAGATTCCGCGCTTCACCATTTACCCATCTAGCCACTACGTCACACCGCGTGACCGCGTGTTGGCGGCGGTGGAGACCATCAAGGTGGAATTGGCCGAACGCTTGAAAGAGCTGGTGGGCATGAACAAGCTGGTCGAAGCCCAGCGCTTAGAGCAACGCACGCGCTTTGACTTGGAAATGCTTAGCGAAGTGGGCCACTGCAAAGGCATTGAGAACTACACGCGCCATTTGTCGGGTGCGCCTCCCGGCGCGCCACCCAGCACCTTGACCGACTACATGCCCAAAGACTCAGTGATGTTTTTGGATGAAAGCCACGTCATGATTGGCCAACTCGGCGGCATGTACAACGGTGACCGTGCGCGCAAAACCACACTGGTGGAATATGGTTTCCGTTTGCCCAGCGCCTTGGATAACCGGCCCTTGAAGCTGGATGAGTTTGAAAAGCGCATGCGCCAAGTGGTGTTTGTGTCTGCCACGCCCGCTGACTATGAAAAAACGCACGCCAGCAAAGTGGTGGAGCAGTTGGTGCGCCCCACAGGCTTGGTGGACCCCTTGGTGGAAGTGCGCCCTGCGACGCATCAAGTGGACGATGTGCTGCAAGAAATCCGCATCCGCGTGGAGCTGAACGAACGCGTGCTCATCACCACGCTGACCAAGCGCATGGCCGAGCAGCTGACCGATTACCTCACCGACAACGGCGTGAAAGTGCGCTACATCCACAGCGATGTGGACACGGTGGAGCGTGTGGAAATATTGCGCGACTTGCGCTTGGGCACGTTTGACGTGCTGGTGGGCATCAACTTGCTGCGCGAGGGTATTGACTTGCCTGAGGTGTCGTTGGTGGCCATTTTGGATGCTGACAAAGAAGGCTTCTTACGCTCTGAGCGCAGCTTGATTCAAACCATTGGCCGTGCGGCGCGTAACCTGAGTGGCAAAGCCATTTTGTACGCCGACCGCATGACCGAGTCGATGAAAAAAGCGATTGGCGAAACCGAGCGTCGACGCACCAAGCAAATCGCGCACAACTTAGAAATGGGCATCACGCCTCGCGGTGTGGTCAAGGGGATTCGCGATTTGATCGATGGCGTTTACAGCGAGAAGGCGGGCAAAGAAGCGCAAGAGCGCGAGCTGCAACGCGCCGCCATCGAAGACATGAGCGAACGCGATGTGGCCAAAGAAATCAAACGCTTAGAGAAGCTGATGATGGAACATGCCCGCAATCTCGAGTTCGAAAACGCCGCACGCGTGCGCGATCAACTGGCCGTTTTGCGCGAACAAGCTTTTGGTGGGGCAGGGCACGACAACGTGTCGGTGCTGGCGCAAAAACTTTGA
- a CDS encoding IscS subfamily cysteine desulfurase — MDMTPHFPIYLDYGATNPCDPRVVDAMIPWLREHFGNPASRSHAWGWEAEAAVEKAREDVASLIGADPREIVWTSGATESNNLAIKGAAHFYKSKGKHLITVKTEHKAVLDTMRELERQGFDVTYLDVQEDGMLSMDALKAAIRPDTILISVMFVNNEIGVIQDIAGIGAMCREKGIIFHVDAAQATGKVEIDLTTLPVDLMSLASHKTYGPKGIGALYVRRKPRVRLEAQMHGGGHERGMRSGTLPTHQCVGMGEAFRIAKEDMAKDLAKAKALQQRLLDGFKDMEQVFINGNMEHRVPHNLNISFNYVEGESLIMGIKGLAVSSGSACTSASLEPSYVLRALGRSDELAHSSLRMTIGRFSTEEEIDYAIETIRLNVAKLRELSPLWDMYKEGIDISTIQWAAH, encoded by the coding sequence ATGGACATGACACCCCATTTCCCCATTTACCTCGACTACGGTGCGACCAATCCGTGCGACCCACGCGTCGTGGATGCCATGATTCCTTGGCTGCGCGAGCACTTTGGCAATCCCGCTTCCCGCAGCCATGCGTGGGGCTGGGAAGCAGAAGCCGCGGTTGAAAAAGCCCGTGAAGATGTGGCCTCGTTGATCGGTGCTGACCCCCGCGAAATCGTGTGGACTTCGGGCGCGACTGAGTCCAACAACCTCGCCATCAAAGGCGCGGCGCACTTCTACAAGTCCAAGGGCAAGCACCTCATCACCGTGAAGACAGAGCACAAAGCCGTGCTCGACACCATGCGTGAGCTGGAGCGCCAAGGGTTCGATGTGACCTACCTCGACGTGCAAGAAGACGGCATGCTGAGCATGGACGCGCTCAAAGCCGCCATTCGCCCCGACACCATTTTGATCAGCGTGATGTTCGTGAACAACGAAATCGGTGTGATCCAAGACATCGCTGGCATCGGCGCGATGTGCCGCGAAAAAGGCATCATCTTCCACGTTGACGCTGCACAAGCGACGGGCAAAGTGGAGATCGACCTGACCACCTTGCCTGTTGACTTGATGAGCTTGGCCTCTCACAAAACCTACGGCCCCAAAGGCATTGGTGCTTTGTATGTGCGCCGCAAACCTCGCGTGCGCCTCGAAGCGCAAATGCACGGTGGCGGTCATGAGCGCGGCATGCGCAGCGGCACTTTGCCAACGCACCAGTGCGTGGGCATGGGTGAAGCTTTTCGCATTGCCAAAGAAGACATGGCCAAAGACTTGGCCAAAGCCAAAGCTTTGCAACAGCGTTTGCTCGACGGCTTCAAGGATATGGAGCAAGTCTTCATCAACGGCAACATGGAGCACCGTGTGCCCCACAACTTGAACATCAGTTTCAACTACGTGGAAGGCGAGTCGCTCATCATGGGCATCAAGGGCTTGGCCGTGTCGTCGGGCTCTGCCTGCACGTCGGCCAGTTTGGAGCCCAGCTATGTGTTGCGCGCCTTGGGCCGCAGCGACGAGTTGGCGCACAGCAGCTTGCGCATGACGATTGGCCGCTTCAGCACCGAAGAAGAAATCGATTACGCCATTGAAACCATCCGCCTCAACGTGGCCAAGCTGCGTGAACTGAGCCCCTTGTGGGACATGTACAAAGAAGGCATCGACATCAGCACCATCCAATGGGCTGCTCACTAA
- the iscA gene encoding iron-sulfur cluster assembly protein IscA has translation MAITLTEAAARHVTRYLAKRGKGVGVRLGVKTTGCSGLAYKLEYVDDQEPEDVVFEDHGVKVLIDPKSLAYIDGTQLDFVREGLNEGFKFLNPNERDRCGCGESFRI, from the coding sequence ATGGCCATCACATTGACTGAAGCCGCGGCACGACACGTGACCCGCTACCTTGCCAAACGCGGCAAGGGCGTGGGCGTGCGCTTGGGCGTCAAGACCACGGGCTGTTCGGGCTTGGCTTACAAGCTGGAGTACGTGGACGACCAAGAACCGGAAGACGTGGTCTTTGAAGACCACGGCGTGAAGGTGTTGATCGACCCCAAGAGCTTGGCCTACATCGACGGCACGCAACTCGACTTCGTGCGCGAAGGCCTGAACGAGGGCTTCAAGTTTTTGAACCCGAACGAACGTGACCGTTGCGGTTGCGGCGAATCGTTCCGTATTTAA
- the iscR gene encoding Fe-S cluster assembly transcriptional regulator IscR yields MRLTTKGRFAVTAMIDLALRQNTGPVTLAAISQRQQISLSYLEQLFGKLRRHDLVESTRGPGGGYSLGRKAADITVADIIVSVDEPIDATHCGGKENCLGETGRCMTHELWASLNQRMVEFLDSVTLQKLVDEQIAKGVEIENKPTLKRAIQPMPVVKPIRVNAPNSVFALGNAFAKPL; encoded by the coding sequence ATGCGTCTCACCACCAAAGGCCGTTTTGCGGTCACTGCCATGATTGATTTGGCCCTGCGTCAAAACACAGGCCCCGTCACCTTGGCTGCCATCAGCCAGCGCCAACAAATCTCGTTGTCTTACCTCGAACAGCTGTTTGGTAAGTTGCGTCGTCACGACTTGGTGGAGTCCACCCGTGGCCCCGGCGGCGGTTACTCGCTGGGGCGCAAAGCCGCAGACATCACCGTGGCTGACATCATTGTGTCTGTGGACGAACCGATCGACGCCACCCATTGCGGCGGCAAAGAAAACTGTTTGGGCGAAACCGGTCGTTGCATGACGCACGAGCTGTGGGCCTCACTCAACCAACGCATGGTGGAATTTTTGGACTCGGTCACCCTGCAAAAGCTGGTGGACGAGCAAATCGCCAAGGGCGTTGAGATTGAAAACAAGCCCACTTTGAAACGTGCCATCCAACCCATGCCCGTGGTCAAACCCATTCGTGTGAACGCACCTAATTCGGTGTTTGCTTTGGGCAACGCCTTCGCCAAGCCTCTTTAA